The window AGGAAACCGTTGCTCTATCCCCTGAGCTACAGGCGCGGGAGTACCAAGTGTACCTGCGCGAGGGCGGCTTGGGCCAGGGCGATGATGTGGCGTCCGCGCCCGGTGACTGAGACCATTTTCGACCGGTTAACGGGGCGCAGCCGCGACGGCGCTTCGCCGGACAGCCCACGGTACAACTGCCATCGCCAGGATCGCCAGCACCAACGAGGACGGCTCGGGTGTGATGATGACATAGGGCGAGACATCGAAATAGGTGGTCGAGGCATTGCTGTGCGCGACGCCGGCCTTGGTCAGGATGTACTGATCGCTCAGATAGTTCACCGGGTCGTGATAGGCCAGGTGGTCGGCCATAAGAATTGCGTTGGCCAGTAATCCCTGCACCACAGTGCCGGGATGAAAGCCGTCACTGAGGAACTCGTCTTTGCCAACCTTGCCCCCGACGTCAGACATCGTGACGCCGCCGAATGTCAATGGCGACAAGCTGCGATTGGCCGCGCTGTACAGGTCGAGGACAGGAAAACCGAGTTGCGCCGCCAGGGCGATGATCCGCTGGTTTACGGCCTGCGTCACCTCGGTGACTGCAGCGCGCTGCGCCGCCGACGAATAGCTGGAGCGGAATGCGGGTGTGACGCCCACGTCGGGGATAGTCGAGAGAACCATCTTCTCGGCGGGGTTTTCACTCAGCGTCGCATTGACTGAGTTGGTGATGTTGGTCACCACCGTATTCATGAACGAGATCACGCCGGGATCAGTGAGCGGATTATAGGATTTGTTCGCGGCGGCGTTGTAGATCGTTCCATATTCCGAGCCGTCGAAATCGTTCGCCCCGATGATCTCGACCACGAGGCCTACACTGCCTGCGGAGACCGACGGCTGAAGTGCGGTGACCTGGTCGGCCAGGTTCGCGGAAGTGTCGCCGGCAATCGCGGCATCGTAATTGTTATAGTTTTCGCCGTCGACTGATTGCGTCGCACCGAAGTTCTAGCCATTGCCGCTCTGGTTCAGCAGATCGACCCAATTGAGTTGCGTGCCGTTGTAGAAAACGTTGTAGCCAATTTGCGGCGCCAACGGCAACCAGAAGGAATACTGCATGGACATGCTATCGCCATAGACGCCGATACCCTCGCCCTGCAGCAGTCCACCATGCGCCGAAGATGCGATCGCCAACATGGCGAGGAGACAGGTCTTGTTTACATTCACAAGCGGCCCTTTCGTATCGCGCGCGGCGGCGGCACGCCGATACTTGGTTCAATATTCCCACAGCCCATGGCCCCGTAGCCGCGTTAAGTATAGGCATAACCTGCGACCCGGGGCATAGCCCAGACTGCCCTACCGACCAGTAGATCTGCGCCGAAAGGTAGCGGGCAGAATGCTTCGAGAAGAACCGCCGCAGGACTGCTCGAACCCCCGAGCACGGCGAGACCTCGACGCGACAGTTCGGCGAGCCGATAATTATGCCTGCCGTTCGGTCGGCTGAGTGCCCAAATGGCATGAGCATCTGCCGAGCGCGGGACTTTGTTGATATTTCGCCGAGAGGCTAATGGCAACGGCTCGAATCGATAGCTACTGGTTGTGCAACATGTCTTGGTCAACCTCGACCATTGACCGATCCGAACGGGCGCGCACTGTTTGTTGCCCTTTGTTCGTGCTGGTCGTTGCGCATATCATCGCCGTGGCAAGCCTAGGTTGGCCCGTAGCAGTGCATGGCAGCGAGCCAGCGACGAAGGCGCCTCGCTTTGTGCTGGAGTGGGGCCAACTAGGTTCTGAGAACGGAGAGTTCGACTTCCCGATCGGTATCGCGATCAATCGCGCCGACGAGATTTTTGTCACGGACTTTACGAACGCCCGCGTCCAAAAATTTACTTCCGAAGGTAAGTTCCTCAGCGCGTTCGCCGCGTCCCCGTTTCCGGGCGGCATTGCGTTGGATCACAACGGCGACATTTTCATTGCCCACTTTGGTATTCCCCCGTCACGCTACGAAGGTGAAAGAAAAAGGGACAAGGTCGCCGTCTTCAGTGCCACGGGCGAGCTGCTGCGCGAGTGGGGTAAAACCGGGAACGGAGATGGCGAGTTCGATCTGCCGGGCGATATCGCCATCAGCCATGATGGCCGGGTTTATGTGGCCGACCAGTGCAATCGCCGCATTCAAGTTTTTGATACCCAGGGAAAGTTTCTGACGAAGTGGGGTCGAAAAGGGTTTCAGCCCGGAGAGTTCGGCGGCGCCCCGCATCCCAAGGCGTTTTTTGCCGGTCCCACATTCCTGGCCTGCGACAAGCAGGGGAATGTTTTCACGACCGAGGCGCCTTTATGCCGCGTACAAAAATTCACTGCGGAAGGAAAACTGCTGCTGGCCTGGGGTGATAACGGGACCGGCCCCGGCAAGTTCGGAGACAGATTCACGGGCCTCGGCCAAGGGAACATGCTGGGACCAACGGGGATTTGTCTTGACGCTCAAGGACGACTGTGGTGCAACGCGATCGGCGGCCGCATCCAGCAGTTTTCCGATGCGGGGGAATACCTGTCCGGCTTTGGCGAAGAAGGTACGAAACCGGGCCAGTTTTACGCTCCGCACGGCTTGGCGATCGACAGCCACGGCTGCCTGTATATCGTAGATGCCTTCAATCACCGCATTCAAAAGTTCGACGTCGCGCCGTGATCATCTGGCGGGTACGTATGCGGCAGTTTCTGCCGTCGACCGCCGAGCAGCAGGCCGTGGGTCGCATCAATTGCTCGACAATTCCCACACCTGCCGCAAGATGGCCATAAACTCCTGCGCGTCCCAGCCGACGTCGGCCGTGGCGTGGACGAAATGCTCTTCTGCATCCGCGGAGCTGGGCTGAACGTCAACGCTGGAAAAGAATTGCAACGTCCGCTTGTGATACTTTGCCACAGAGTCGCCCCCTTGCAAGAACAATGCCGGCCAATACGACAAGACCGTCATTGTTGCCAGATGGACTTCTTTCACGCTTTCTTGATCCGGGCAGGTGGCACGCAAACGAATGCCAGAGCGGTTGCTGTTGTCTGTCCAATCGCAACCCATCACGACATATTTCGTTTTGCTAATGAGCGGATCGACGAACGCCGGGAGATCTCTCTTATGCTCTGGTAAATCCAGCCAGCCAACTTCGCTGTTATCGAATGCCAAAGTAATCAGCCCACCGTCGACCGCCTGCCACGCGCTGGCCCAGGGGCAAGGCCGCGGCGTATCGTCGAAGAATCTGCGCAGGAACCTGGCTTCCGCTTCGGCGTTCGCGCCGTCTTCCTTGGTACCGATGCCATAGGCGATTGTATGATCGTCGATGAACCGCATGCGCAGGGGAGCCGGACCTAGTGCAGGGTAAACGGGAAGCTGCAGATACTGCTTCCCATCAAAGCTTTTCAGCACGGAACCGGATATCTCCTCGACGAGTTCCTGCAAATTGCCGGGCTTGGTCGTGCGAATCACGATTCCTCCCGTGCCCAACGTGAAGCTGGCATTGCCGCCCGACTTTTCGGGCGGTTTGGCAGATAGCAACAGGTCGCCGGCAATCCATTCGATGTCGCGCATGTCGACCTGATTTGCCAAATCTCCTATGAAAACGCGCAGGAACTCCGCATATCCTTTGTTTAGCGCGTCGATGTGCGGCCGAACCTCGGGATGACGCAGAAAATCGCCCACGCGGATCAGAAAGCCGCCTCTTGCGCCCGGCCGGATCATGGCCGGGTCAAAGGCTGTGCGACGAAACAGGTCCTGGTCCGGCGTGGTCGAGTCCGCGGGTTCGCTGGCGGCGATCTGCTCGGTTTGTGCTGGCGCCGGCTCGACGACTGCCGGCGACGTCGCCTTGGTATTGTCGTCCGAGGCGGCGGCGCCGCGGAGGAGGGCTGTCGCCAGCGCGACTGCCACGAGACAGCCAGAAGCGCCATACGATATGAATCTTGTGACTCGCCTGTCGGCCGAGACATCCTTGACGCGTAGCATTTCCAGCCTCCTTGCTAGAAAGTCCGACGAACGGGGCATGATCGAAACGCTCGACCAACCGCGCTGGTCCTGACATGATTCGTGATATCGCAGAGCGAGTCGCGCCAGACCCCGCGCGTATGATTGTGTGTCGCCTGCCAGGCCGCGGGCCAATCGATCCGCGGCAAACTCCTGATCAGCGGCCAGCCACCGCGCGGCGATTCTCACGAGCGGATGGTAGAAGTAAATCGCCGCGCTGACGAGCGCCACCAGCCGGTGGAGATAGTCTGCACGATGCACGTGCGCCACTTCATGAGCCAGGACAGCCGCTAGTTCCTCGCCGGACCATTGCGACCAGTCTTTCGGCAATAGTATGACCGGCCTGGACCAGCCGCTGGCGGCCGCGCTCGACAACTGATCGGTCTGGCGCACCTCGATCTCACGTCGGCAATCGCAGCGCCGCTTAAACAGTTCAACCTGAGTCGTGATCGATTCATCCGCGATCAGTGAGCTGGCGTGGCGAAGGCGCTGCACGGCGCGCGTCGCGAGCAGCAAGCGAATCAAACTGAGTACCGAACCGCCCAGAACAACGGCCAGCACCAGTCCTTGCCAGCCGCCCGAAGACGCGTCGGCCGCGGTAGTTGCCCGCCGCAGTCCACGGCTCAGGCGCCGTTGCCACACGGACGGCACGTACAAAGTACTTTCCGAGCCAGGCGAAACACTGACCGGCGCGGTAACCGCGGCAAAGGTGTCACCCTGCATGCCGTTTAGCAAGCCACCCGGTTCTTTCGCCGGTTTGAGAAATACCTGATCCTCCGCGAGCGGCGTGCTCGCCGCCGGCCAAACGCCCGGAACAGGAAGCAATGCCAACCCCGTTACAACGAGCATGCAGGCCATGCCCACCACGCCGATCGTAGCGCGGCCGGCGGCAAAGTGGCGCGGGATACAGACCCGGGCGAAGATTGTCGTGAGGGCCACGATCGACGTATGAATGATCCCCAGCAACACGGCGACACCGAGCATAGTCATGGGCCTTGCTCCTCGAGGATCTCGCGCAGCAAAGTCCGCTCCTTGGCCGTCAGTCGCCGCCGCTTGAGAACATTAAGCAGCAATTGTTCGCGAGAACCCTGGAACACGCGACGCAGCAAATCGCCGACCAGGCTCTGCGAGACTTCGTCGAACGATTTGGCGGCGCGGTACGAATACGGCCGTTCGCCGTTGGTTTGCAGCAGAAAGCCCTTCTCCCATACGATCCGAATCAGATTGGCGACCGTGACATAGGCCAGGTCGAGGCCCGCAGCCGCAAGCCGGTCGCGGGCCTCGGCGGCGGTCGCCTCGCCCTTCTGCCAGAAGACTTGCATCACTTGCAACTCGCGATCGGTCAGTTCCTTGGCCGGGGGGCGGGCCATCGGCGGCTCCTTATTTGGTTGTCCAAATTTCAATAACCAAATACCATTCTCGCGCCATTGCCGTCAAGGCGAGTTTAGAGAGAGCGTGCTGGAACGCGTGGTTTGCGCTAGCAGACGCGTACCGCGATAGTGAAGACCCCCCTCGCCACTTCGGTTACTGGCGACGTGGCGAGCAGCGCACAAGTGCGCGGTTTACTTGCGGGGAGCAGTGAGTAGCTGACGCTGCTCGGCCACAATGGTCGCGTGTTCGGGTGAATTGGCCAGATTGTGATACTCGTGCGGATCGGCGTCGTAATCGTACAGCTCTTGCGTGCCGTCGGGCCATTCGGTGTACCGCCAACGTCGTGAGCGCACCGACTTGCCCAGTCGGTCGGGGTCGAGCGCCCCGTGCGCATCATGGCGGTCCACGCGGCTGACCACAGTCTGCGCGACGCGCTGCCAAGGGCGATGCGGATTGAGCAACAACGGCTCCAGGCTCATCCCCTCCAACCCTGCGACGGACGGCAAACCGCACAGGTCGACGAGCGTGGGGTACAAGTCGAGCAGCTCGACAATTCCCCCCGTCTCACTACCACGCGATCTGCGCGGCGCCGCGATGATCAGCGGTACGTGGCAAGCGGACTCAAAGAGGGTCATCTTGTGCCACAGACCGCCATGCTCGCCCAGATGGTAGCCGTGGTCACTGGCAAGCACGACAACTGTATCCTCCCAAGCGCCGGCACGGTCGATTGCGTCCAAGACGACACCGATTTGGGCGTCAAGAAACGAAACCGCCGCATAATAGGCGGCAACCATTGCGGCGCGATTTTCGGCATCGAGTTTCTTCTCGCCGTAACAAATGTAGGGTAACGCCAATCGCGGTATCGCCTGCAGATGGGCGACCGGCTCGTCCAGCGGTGGAATCGAGTCCTGCGGGTACAACTCGAAATAACGCCGCGGCGCAATGTAGGGCACATGCGGGCGCCGAAAACCGACCGCCAAGAAGAATGGCCGCGGCTTGGCGTGCAACTTTTGAAGTTGCGCCGCGGCCTCTCGCGCTAAACGGCCATCCCAGGTCGCGTCATCCGCCGCGTTCAAAACGATAACACGCTCTCCGCGGCGTTCGGCAATTTGCTCCGTCGGCGGATTCTTGGCCTCGGTGGTCTCGGTCAACTCGAAATCCCATGAACGCGGGTCTTCGAAACCTACCCCGGTATGAAAGATCTTTCCCAGCTTGACCGTCATGTAGCCGCGCTTGCGAAAGTACTCGGGCAACATCACGGTGTCACCCAAAGTACTGCGCGTCGGCGTCACCAGGTCGACGACACGCGTCGTTTGGGGACGTCGCCCGCTTAGCATCGAAACCCGCGAAGGATTGCACACGGGATATTGGCAATAAGCGTGCTCAAATCGTACACCTTGCTTTGCCAGTCCATCGATCTGCGGGGTTTTAACCTGCGCATGACCGTAGCAACCAAGATCGCAATTCAAATCATCGGCCATGATGAAGACGACGTTCAGCTTCTTGGCGGCGGCGCGGGGGGTCATCACAGTGCAAACCAGCAGGGCGAATCCAATTGCTGCCGCAGCTCGACCCCATAATGTTTTCATCGTTTCACCTCGAGCGGGCCGTTGCGAACTTCGGAAACTACGACGCACCAATCACAGCCACAATGTACTCGCCTACCGACCGCGTAACAGCGTCGGGCTATGCGACAAGGCACGAGAACTGGCCGACAACGATGTTAGAGATTACTGTAGGCGCGTCCCACGGCCATCGACAAGTCCCGGCTTAAACGGCCACGCATGATAGAATGGGCCTGGCATTCGCGGTGTCACACATCCGAAAAACCTCCGACGTCGAATCATTCTGCACGCGCAGCGATCGGCAAAGATGCTAGGCCACTTTCATTAGGATTGTGATCATATGCAAACAGCGCATCTCTGGGTCGTAGCCCTATTGGCCGCTGGCGCCATGGCAACGGATACCGCGGCCGAGGGCCTCGTCGAGTTCTCGCAGCGCCCCGGACAGGTTGTGATCACCGTCGAAGGGCAGCCGCTGGCGACGTACGTTTATCAGGACAAAGTGATTACCCGGCCTTATTTCGCGCATGTGCATGCGCCCGGCGGCATTCAAGTCACGCGTAATCATCCGCCGGTGGAGGGCCAAGACCTCACCGATCACGCCACATTTCATCCGGGCATCTGGTTGGCATTTGACGACATCTCGGGCCAGGACTACTGGCGTCTGCAAGCTCGGGTCAGGCACGATCGATTCGTCGAAGAGCCCAAGAGATCACAGCGGCAAGGAAGTTTCGGCGTAGAAAACATCTATTGTCAGGCGGACAACCCCGAACGGGTCGTCTGTCGCGAGATTTGCCGGTACACGATACGCAAAACATCGGCGGGCTACCTGCTGGTGAGCGACTCAGTCTTTCGATCCGACGAACAGGGATTCTACTTCGGCGACCAGGAAGAGATGGGGATTGGAGTCCGTGTAGCAACGCCCATCGCCGTTAAATCCGGTGGGCACATCGTCGATGCCGCGGGACGAATTGATGAAAAGCAGATCTGGGGAAAATCGGCCGCGTGGTGCGATTATCGCGGCGATATGGCGGGCCAACGCGTCGGAGTGCTTATTATGCCCGATCCCGCGAATTTCCGGACTGCTCGTTTTCATGCGCGCGATTATGGACTACTGGTTGCCAATCCTTTCGGTCAAAAGGTCTTCGGCGATGCGAAAGAAAGTCGCGTCGCCGTCGCCGGCGGGGATACGTTCCGGCTGCGATTTGGGGTTCTACTACACGCGGCGCCAGCCGGCAGCGAGTTAGACTGCCAAGCGGTGTTCGATGACTTCTCGCGCGAACTTGTCACCCTCCCACGACCCGAGCCATGACGCCTATTCCCGAGATGTTCGACAAGGGATCAGCGACGGCAACTGTCGTTGAGAATATGTCGTCGATGGCGATGTCCTGCGGGCTGATAATCTGCCGACGAGTGACACGGATCTTGAGGACTTAATCAGGATGCAAATCTGGGTCGATGCCGATGCCTGTCCGGGCGCAATCAAGGAGCTGCTGTATCGTGCCTCGAAGCGAACTAATATTCGAGTGACGCTCGTGGCGAATCAGGTTCTGGCAACGCCTCCCTCTCCGCTCATTACCACGATACTGGTCTCTGGCGGCATGAATGTCGCCGATCGGCGAATCGTGGAACTGGCCGAGCCAGGCGATCTGGTGATCACCGCCGATATCCCACTGGCTGCGGATGTCGTGTCGAAAGGTGCCCAGGCGCTCAATCCACGCGGCGAGCTTTATACCGACGCCAATGTCGGCGAACGTCTTGCCATGCGCAACCTGGTGGACGACATGCGCGGCGGGGGACGAATCATGCGTGGGCCGTCGAACTTCACGCCCCGCGACCGGCAAACATTCGCCAATCAACTCGACCGCTGGCTCGCGACAGCCAAATAGCGCCCGCCGCGGCAGGTTTGAAATCTGCA of the Pirellulales bacterium genome contains:
- a CDS encoding 6-bladed beta-propeller, translating into MATARIDSYWLCNMSWSTSTIDRSERARTVCCPLFVLVVAHIIAVASLGWPVAVHGSEPATKAPRFVLEWGQLGSENGEFDFPIGIAINRADEIFVTDFTNARVQKFTSEGKFLSAFAASPFPGGIALDHNGDIFIAHFGIPPSRYEGERKRDKVAVFSATGELLREWGKTGNGDGEFDLPGDIAISHDGRVYVADQCNRRIQVFDTQGKFLTKWGRKGFQPGEFGGAPHPKAFFAGPTFLACDKQGNVFTTEAPLCRVQKFTAEGKLLLAWGDNGTGPGKFGDRFTGLGQGNMLGPTGICLDAQGRLWCNAIGGRIQQFSDAGEYLSGFGEEGTKPGQFYAPHGLAIDSHGCLYIVDAFNHRIQKFDVAP
- a CDS encoding M56 family metallopeptidase, translating into MTMLGVAVLLGIIHTSIVALTTIFARVCIPRHFAAGRATIGVVGMACMLVVTGLALLPVPGVWPAASTPLAEDQVFLKPAKEPGGLLNGMQGDTFAAVTAPVSVSPGSESTLYVPSVWQRRLSRGLRRATTAADASSGGWQGLVLAVVLGGSVLSLIRLLLATRAVQRLRHASSLIADESITTQVELFKRRCDCRREIEVRQTDQLSSAAASGWSRPVILLPKDWSQWSGEELAAVLAHEVAHVHRADYLHRLVALVSAAIYFYHPLVRIAARWLAADQEFAADRLARGLAGDTQSYARGLARLALRYHESCQDQRGWSSVSIMPRSSDFLARRLEMLRVKDVSADRRVTRFISYGASGCLVAVALATALLRGAAASDDNTKATSPAVVEPAPAQTEQIAASEPADSTTPDQDLFRRTAFDPAMIRPGARGGFLIRVGDFLRHPEVRPHIDALNKGYAEFLRVFIGDLANQVDMRDIEWIAGDLLLSAKPPEKSGGNASFTLGTGGIVIRTTKPGNLQELVEEISGSVLKSFDGKQYLQLPVYPALGPAPLRMRFIDDHTIAYGIGTKEDGANAEAEARFLRRFFDDTPRPCPWASAWQAVDGGLITLAFDNSEVGWLDLPEHKRDLPAFVDPLISKTKYVVMGCDWTDNSNRSGIRLRATCPDQESVKEVHLATMTVLSYWPALFLQGGDSVAKYHKRTLQFFSSVDVQPSSADAEEHFVHATADVGWDAQEFMAILRQVWELSSN
- a CDS encoding BlaI/MecI/CopY family transcriptional regulator — its product is MARPPAKELTDRELQVMQVFWQKGEATAAEARDRLAAAGLDLAYVTVANLIRIVWEKGFLLQTNGERPYSYRAAKSFDEVSQSLVGDLLRRVFQGSREQLLLNVLKRRRLTAKERTLLREILEEQGP
- a CDS encoding sulfatase, which encodes MKTLWGRAAAAIGFALLVCTVMTPRAAAKKLNVVFIMADDLNCDLGCYGHAQVKTPQIDGLAKQGVRFEHAYCQYPVCNPSRVSMLSGRRPQTTRVVDLVTPTRSTLGDTVMLPEYFRKRGYMTVKLGKIFHTGVGFEDPRSWDFELTETTEAKNPPTEQIAERRGERVIVLNAADDATWDGRLAREAAAQLQKLHAKPRPFFLAVGFRRPHVPYIAPRRYFELYPQDSIPPLDEPVAHLQAIPRLALPYICYGEKKLDAENRAAMVAAYYAAVSFLDAQIGVVLDAIDRAGAWEDTVVVLASDHGYHLGEHGGLWHKMTLFESACHVPLIIAAPRRSRGSETGGIVELLDLYPTLVDLCGLPSVAGLEGMSLEPLLLNPHRPWQRVAQTVVSRVDRHDAHGALDPDRLGKSVRSRRWRYTEWPDGTQELYDYDADPHEYHNLANSPEHATIVAEQRQLLTAPRK
- a CDS encoding DUF6807 family protein — translated: MQTAHLWVVALLAAGAMATDTAAEGLVEFSQRPGQVVITVEGQPLATYVYQDKVITRPYFAHVHAPGGIQVTRNHPPVEGQDLTDHATFHPGIWLAFDDISGQDYWRLQARVRHDRFVEEPKRSQRQGSFGVENIYCQADNPERVVCREICRYTIRKTSAGYLLVSDSVFRSDEQGFYFGDQEEMGIGVRVATPIAVKSGGHIVDAAGRIDEKQIWGKSAAWCDYRGDMAGQRVGVLIMPDPANFRTARFHARDYGLLVANPFGQKVFGDAKESRVAVAGGDTFRLRFGVLLHAAPAGSELDCQAVFDDFSRELVTLPRPEP
- a CDS encoding YaiI/YqxD family protein — translated: MQIWVDADACPGAIKELLYRASKRTNIRVTLVANQVLATPPSPLITTILVSGGMNVADRRIVELAEPGDLVITADIPLAADVVSKGAQALNPRGELYTDANVGERLAMRNLVDDMRGGGRIMRGPSNFTPRDRQTFANQLDRWLATAK